aaaaaagagaacgaTTTGATCATCGAAATGGCTATTGAAACGTGACCTAGAAGGAAAATACATCAAAAACATTATGCTATCTCTTTCTTCGCAGAAAATTTTGGGAAAGTCCAATGTCATAACGCTataaacaaacacaaacagtGTAACCGTAGAGTATGTGAACTCGGTCACACTATGCCCCGAGTGAAATATATGAACAATTATGTCGACAAAAAATTTAGCTTATCTTTAGATTTAGCTCACATACCCATTACATCTGCATTTTTAGAGTATTATGATAGTTTTTGAAGAAGTTGGCCCCACAGAAGAACTCTTACAAGTATAAAAGAAAAACCAGCTGATGAAAATAGCAATAACAAGGTTTTGGTCTGAATTGTGAAATTTCACATATTGAAATAAACAAATTGGCGATGGAATCGGCTATAATAAAACTAAACATAGAACTATAGAACTAGAACGTTACTTTTTGGACGCCCTTAAAAGTCTTGGTGCTTGAATTTGCGGAGTATCAGCAATGTTGTAATTCGAAATCCTTATAATGGGATATACTCCACTTCAACttgtgtattttttttgtgtttaatgGCTGCAAAGTAATAATAATATCAAAACGAGGGTGAACGTTGTCTGGAAGAAGGGATTTTAATATTAATGTAAGGAAatagggtataaaaatgtcCATACCACCTATTGACAAGCAACAAGTGTTCAAATTACGTAACAGTTCATACCGTATACGTTTCATGCTTTTATTTTCGATTGACCTTTGCCTAAACTTTACTTACAAGCAATCCAATGAAAAAGAGTTTTTAAAATTAGTCAGTCtcgtagaaaatttattcatcaatcaGAGAAAACGATGTGTTCAAAGCTGAAGGTTCcagctagctagtaatattaaGCCAAAAATCAAAATCGAAGAATATGATTTCCGATCATGGAAATcacgattaacccattgtagaTTAATTGTGTACACACAAAATACACACCACGAAAATTATAAAACTTGATGAAGTTTAGCGCAGATAGTGtcttaaattttttttaaataaagaGAAAGGGTAGGATGCATCTAAAAGAAGAATTAGATAAATGTATTATTTTCCGCGATTTAACGCAAGTTGTTTACCTGTTTAGATGCAGGGAGGTTAAGTGGGTTAAGTTCTCTCTTaatcggtatatttcggtatttttccgagggtcagaccgtatatttaTCAATAAatccgcctgctgctgctgccccaacAATATTTCTCGCTTTTCTTGGGGAAAAGAAGCTCGTTCCGTTAATTATTAGAAAATATTTTCGGAAAAAAATATCAcctataaatatatatagatatatatataaaatatatattaacATATCGATATACTTTGTTTGGGATTGTCGTGTCGGTATAAATTACGTAGTATGGAAAAAAGTAAACATACATTTCAAAAGCGGACTAAATGGACAGAGGAATGTAAAGTTAAAAACAACTTTAGCATTCTGGTAACAAATTTAAGGCTCTTAACTTTCGTTTTCCAAAAGGCTCTAAGCTTGAGGTCGCGtgtgaaaaatgaaaaatcaATCGCTCAAGAATGCTTGCTGCTTAGTTCGTTAAAAATGAAAAGCACACATTTCGCGGTCCTAATTACTATCCTCGTTTTTGCTAATGGTGCAAATGTGGGCCTCTGTTCCGTATCAAAAGGTGACAGTGCTAGTGCTGAGCCTTCAAAAATACCCTACCAAACCCTAGAAAACAGTAAAAGTGTTGACTTAAGATGGATGTTGGTGTCGTCATCACAAAATCAAGCAAGGCAAGTTCTCGCGCAAGAATAGTGATAACTAAAATGTCTGTATGTGCATTCAATTCgacaaatacatatgtacataaatatgcCTGCATGCACATagtacctacatacatatgtttgtCGGCGTATGCTCATATCATTAAGTAAACATAAAGAATAGCCCTGGCTCTTGCTTCGATTTCGCTTTCTGTCATAGGGCTTATATGTGCatgtgtatatacatatgcacataAGTATGTATATAGAACATATTTATCAGGATTTTTCTTTGCTCTGCTGACATAATAACAGGTCGGAATGATTTCCTGGGTAGCGTTTTCAGCAAGTTTACAAGAATGTTCTTTAGGATAAAACaactttaaaaatattaattttcaATTATCGAACGCTACATAATATTCTCATAAACCATAAATAGCTATTTTTATATTACGTATTCGTATGATCCGTCCAAGGTTTTGGTCataattttttaaatatacacatacacttatgtacatatgtatgtatgtggcCGTATTATTTAGTATGTAACAGTTTACAGTTCCATTTGAAAACAAGTAAGGGCTCAGTCCGACATTCCGACTTAGTATTATAAGACGATACAAATAGCCGTTGCTCAATATTTTGTGTGTGCCAAGTACaatagaaaaagaaaaaactatGGAAAAGCACATTCAACTAAAGCTGTTTAGGTTTTCCAAAAGTAGGTCGAATTAGATTAAGAATTAAATAAGTTCCTCTTCTAAGGACGATCGCTCTGCTATGGCAGCTACAAAATATAGTGGTAAGAATTAGATTCTTATTATCTgagttatgtatgtatttacacATTGAGATTACTTTAAAAATGGACACCAGTTCCGATGGGAGCTCAAATCTTGACAAGTATGTATATACGATGTGTATACATATGCGTACTGTAGGACTCTGATAAGCTTTCTTCTCTGCGTTGCTTACTTCTGACCATATTCTGGAATATCCTATTTAACATCTatttgtatacatatgtacgtatgtatgtataaatatatttcttcCCTGACACAAACTTTTTTGTATATTCTAAGCAACTTACCAAACTCTCTAAAGCATTTCGTCTTTAAATGCATGATTCGtttaaatgtacatatgtacgtcaCAGCCAGCGTGACCAACATACtttcatacatatgtacgttcTAGATCAGCTTGGGCTGCTTGCGTATATCAATGGCAAAGACACGGGATGTGTCCTAAAAATATTATTATCTAAGTTAATAATTGTAATAATTGTAACTTCTTAGTGATCTTTCTTCCGCTTAAGATTAtggccaaattataatacaagCATTTTAGCTGAAAAGCGTGTCTCCCCAAACAATATTCGCATGTACaaacatatattttttaagCGTGGGGAATCATTTTAAGAATCAAATTACAGATATAAGGTCGGAATTACTTGAAATCAAGGATGGAACAACCATTAGGGTGAATTATGATTCACCATCAATCATCTCACAAATCAAACGGTAAATTAACcttgaaataaaaaaaatcagAAAAATATACTGTAGGAAAGCATAATTATTTTGGCATATAGtcaaattttaattgaatattAGTGCCGCACCATTGAAAAATGAAGCCCAGCAACCGAGAAAGAAGtttaaaaaaagaaaagcgcatatatgtatgtatgaacaGGTGCAAAATATCACGAATAAGCTAAAACTACGATCTTTTCAACACTTTCGTAGCTGTTTCAGATCCTTAGCTTCATCGCTTAAAAATGTGAGATCCCAAAATGAATTAGCAAGTAGTTATTCTTtagaaatattaaaattacCAGATATTCCTTCCaatttttataattattttaCAGAAAACTAATGATTCTCTCATCTTTAATAATAAGACAACAAATAATGATAAACCCTATTTTTTAGAGGAAATGAATTtcaaatgtacatacatatatctaataCAAGATTTGTATACCGAAATTGACCATTCCACCTACAGTATCGATACGAGCCAAATATAAATTGATAATCGCGAGTAGGCAAATGTGCACTTGCAACAAAGTTCAACTTTCAGAACGTGAAATTTACTAAATTAATACTACAATTTAATTACGAAAATTTCTTTACTCGCTCAGTAGATAAGATTTTACAAGCTGAAAAGTCcgaaggtcccactgtgcaaCGCTTCGAGTCATTTTTCTGATTTCGGACTCGTATCGGTGGTATCCGAAAAAATCTGGATTTTGTCAGTGTTAGCCAATGCTCTTGCTGCTGATTCATGATTGTGTATGCCCATGGCTATGTTTGCACACCCATATTCTTTTTCTTTCGAGGAGAGAGAATacatgtacatgtatgtatatacatacagaTGTTCATATGTAGGCTTATACACGTACATAAGTACAGCGCACCAGCAACACAAATGAAGTGGAATGGTTTGTTCCAATGATAAAAAGTCTCTTGCAAGAGACTACACGGGTTCCTAGAGCCCAGGCTCAGGCAAACCGATGGACGGACATTTCGTATATCCTTGGAGACGATATAATGTAATTATTCCGCATGTTGtttcatatatgtacatatgtatatcttcatatgtatgtacatacatatgtagctcAGACCAATTCAATTCACATGCGACGGCTGTACAAAGTCGTATTAGTAGCTGCCCCAAAAAACGTGGATCTGAAAATCAATCttttccttctacctttaacatgtgtatgtatgtacctatatacatatgtatgtatgtacatctaAGAGATTACGTTGAAAGTGATAAGGGATATCTGATAGTGACGCTGAGGATAGGTTCctttttagtttagtttagtttttggGTAATGACGCAGGTTAGTACTTCATACTTCGTATCTCTATCTTCACTAATTGTCATATCTTGATCAGTACTCGAATGTAATGCTGCCTCATCAAGGAGCATTATTATCGTACTTCGCGAAATAGGAATGAAAAAAGGCAATCGACGATCAGTTTAATCTACATATCTAAAACATAGTGTTAGGCTGCGAACATGACCTCTCCTCCCAACCATCAACCGGTCACATCTAATTCTTTCCTATGGCAACTATATGAAAACTGTATTAGTCAGCATTTGCCAAGAATTAATCGAACGTTTGTAACTTGCATTTTCTATAGTTCGAACTAAAACGGGTGGCAGCATTGTTCAGGACGTTTAGGCCAAAATTTTGGCCATGCGAAAAAACAGCCGAAGTCAATAGAGACAGATTTCCATATACTTTTGTCCCGATTGGCATATCATTTCACGTACTTTGATGTGAAAACCTTTTAAAATAAGCAAAAATGTACTATTCATATTTATATTAGATTGGAGcggaaaatggatgtgtgtaacgcccACAATGATTCGTCTCCGACCCCATGAAGTATATTCTATATTCtcgatcagcatcaatagacgAGTCggttgagccatgtctgtctctctgtctgtctagagcgcctagatctcagagactataaaagctagagcagcCACATTTTGTATCccgactcctgtgatatcgcacttgtacaagtgtatttcaaaattttgcaacaccccttccgccccggcaaaggatgaaaatatGCGGCACGCTCAATTTTAAAGAtgcgagaaaactaaaaaactaAAATGAAATCGCAGTGGCTGCGCGACGCTTTCCCCGCGTCTTCTCATTCCCTCTCTTCTCCTctggcggaggagagccatacttactgagtatcgggtataaatgtagagtcgcTGCCCTAGCTGCGACTCCCAACGTAAGAAATCCATCAATGATCCCCGATCAAGTTGTGCTTGTGAACGCGCCCATTTTCTCCCAATGGGTAAGATGAATTAGCAACAAGAGAGATGAGTGATGAAGAAGAATAAAATATGCATAGATACTCGTACTGGATACCGTAAAAATGAAAATGTaacttttttaaatttattttttcacTTGTTTATTTTAGCATACGTATTCGGAGGGAGGCCGTAAACCCAATTCGAATTTTTGGTATACGATTGGAAGACGGTACAACCGAGACGAACGATGGCATACCAAGTGTATTGACTGAGAAAGACCACGAGTTTCGAATTTTTGGCAATGGTTTACAGAAAAATACTCTTATTACATTCACTAATGTGGAGAAGGATTACGGAGGTCCCTGTCTGAAGCCGGCCACTGACCTCTTTGCTCCCTTAGAAGTCTCCAGCGATGGCTTTTCGGCCACATACTCGGTTAAATTTCCAGCGGCCAGTAGCATATATTACATTTGTGCTAAAAACGCAGAGGATACAAAAGATGTGAGTGCAGGGTTGTGCCTCGAAACCATTGAAGACCATCTAAGTATAATTGTAAATTTGCACttacagcacagcacagctgTAACCACCACACCTCTTGAGCATCAGGGGAATTCCAAGTGGCTGAAAATAGAAACGCATGAACCATTCTTACCCATCTGGCTGGCAATAATGATCATCCTAGTTTGTCTATGCTTCTCCGCCTTGTTCTCAGGGCTTAATTTGGGCTTGATGGCCATGGACCGCACCGAATTAAAGGTCTGCCACTCTCTACTAGTGATAAGCGCGACCGTTGAACTAAATCTATCTTACCTTCacctatatatatatgcgTGCATTAATTAGATACTGCGAAACACTGGCacggaaaaagaaaaaaaatatgcaGCAAAAATAGCCCCCGTCAGAGATCAAGGTAATTATCTGTTGTGCAGTATTCTCTTGGGTAATGTGTTGGTTAACTCAACCTTTACCATTCTACTGGATGGTTTAACGTCTGGACTTTTTGCTGTTATATTTTCCACACTGGCCATCGTACTCTTTGGTGAAATAACGCCTCAGGTGGGTTTTTAAATTAATAATACTAAGTTAACCATCAAATACAAATGCTGTTTTGCGTCTAACTATTAGATTTTACTGTACTTGAGTGGGTTATTTATGCAAATGGAAGAGACTCCGAACGAAATTTTTTTAGCCAGGTTCGGCAGTTCTTTTTAGGAATAAATCATATCACTCTTCAATATAATTGGGCTTATTGTGGTAGCATGAACAAGAAATGTGGAAAGGGTTAAATAAACATTACCAGAGAGTCACCAGGTTACTAAGTAAAATGAATCAGTCGAATCCTAAAGCAAAGGGTTCACTCGAAACACGAAAGAATCTAAGGCTTTTATGGATAACGCTACTGACCTTTTTGCTACCTCAAAATTTTTGAGTTAATGACAGTGAAACCGCTCGTTCCCTTCGATCCTTGGTAGAATAGAAGCGATAAACAAATGCAAAGCCGCGTTAGAGTGGTCCAAACAAGTTTTGAGACTTGCAGGTTTTGCCACGCATCCATTTTTTTTAGAGTTAGTTCTTTTTGTTACATAACTTATGTATATTACGTCTGCTTGTGTTGAACTTTGCAACTCCGAAAAACGACTTTTGTACCGTTCGGCACCTTTGGCTCAGTATCGTTTTGAATTTGCTCGAAAAATATAAAAGCACAAGAAAAAATTCTGTTTCGACTTTTCCAAagttttaaaaaccaaaattTTGAAGGAAAAAATTATAAATCTTCATTTGAAAACTTAATATTTTCCAGACGGTAAGTTGAAGCTACAATATGTTTGGGTAAAATTTATAGCGGCATTTATCAGCTTTTCAGAATTGCAAAGTTTAGTAACCAGATGTAAGATACTTAAGTTATGCTACACAAAAAGCTGTTTTCAAAAAATAACATAAACCCTTAATATGGAAAAAAATGCATTAAaataattcattaaaaaatgtaaaGCCCCAAATATGTATATCAGAAAAAGTCGGTTTGGTTCGAAGCGTAAATGTGGTGGTGCATAGTGTAATCAACGATAACTACAtcgtatacatatgtatttttaataatattttggaATTTTGTAATGTATATGTATAAGTATTACACAACATTTTGTATTCATTTTACAGGCTGTGTGTTCAAGATATGGCTTGGCTGTTGGAGCCAAAACTATATTAATAACAAAAACTGTAATGGCTATAACAGCGCCCCTGTCGTACCCTATTTCTCGCATTCTCGATGCGTTATTGGGTGAAGAAATTGGCAATGTTTACAACCGAGAACGATTAAAAGAACTTGTTCGTGTAAGTACCGAATGCAATGCCTGCCACAAATTTTCCAAGACACATTTCTTCAACTATGTACAAACAAAATTGATCATCCACTGTATAGGTCACAAACGATGTCAACGATCTTGATAAAAATGAAGTGAATATCATATCGGGAGCTCTGGAGCTACGCAAAAAGACGGTAGCAGACGTGATGACACACATTGATGATGCTTTTATGCTTTCATTAGAAGCTGTGCTTGACTTTGAAACTGTATCTGAAATCATGAACTCTGGCTATTCCCGCATTCCTGTCTACGATGGAGATCGAAAAAATATTGTGACTTTGCTCTACATTAAGGATTTAGCATTTGTGGATACCGACGACAACACTCCACTGAAAACATTGTGCGAATTCTACCAAAATCCGGTTCATTTTGTATTTGAAGACTATACCTTGGATATTATGTTTAACCAATTTAAAGAAGGCACAATAGGTCATATCGCATTTGTGCATCGCGTTAACAATGAAGGGGATGGGGATCCCTTTTATGAGACCGTTGGTTTGGTTACTCTCGAGGATGTAATTGAGGAGCTTATCCAGGCTGAGATTGTTGATGAGACGGACGTGTTCGTTGATAACCGCACAAAAGTTAAGCGCAATCGTTATAAAAAAGCAGACTTTTCAGCATTTGCCGAACGCCGCGAGGTGCAGGCCGTACGGATATCTCCACAACTAACACTGGCCACCTTTCAGTACTTAAGCAcaggtaaaaaaaagagactAAATGGGACTATTGGGACTGTGAAACGACTACAAAAAACTCTTTCAGCTGTTGATGCGTTTAAAAAAGATGTCATTTCGGAACCAATTCTCCGGAGATTACTCAATCAGGACGTTTTCCACAATATCAAAGCGAAAGGAAAAAGTAAAGACGACCCTAGTCTGTACATATTCACACAAGGAAAAGCTGTCGACTTTTTTGTACTTATATTGGAAGGCCGTGTAGAAGTCACTATTGGCAAGGAAGCTCTGATGTTTGAAAGTGGCCCATTTACTTATTTTGGCACCCAAGCATTGGTCCAAAATGTAGTTATTGGTATGTtgatgtttttttgtttgttacaAAGTTATTTTGTGCATGTACATATTGATGATAAAGGTTTTAGATTGatttaatattaaaatacaatCTATGTTTTCTAGATTCTCCGACGCAAATGGGATCTTTACAGTCGCTGAATATGGATTCTAAAATTCGACAATCCTTTGTACCTGATTACTCTGTTCGCGCTATATCAGATGTGATATACATTGCAATTAAACGGGTTCTATATCTTACTGCCAAAAAGGCCACATTATTGGAGAAAAGTCGTAAATCCGGAACATTTTCAAGTGAGACATTTGACGATGAAGTGGAACGTCTGCTGCACTCGATAAGTGAAGATGAAAAGCCACGATTCTTAGCGGCGAGCACGAGGGCCTTGTCTAAGCCCAACCGAAGTTTAACTTCGTCCCCAACGAATATTGATTTATCTCATGACGAGAAGAGCAATAGTCCTAGTGTGCACAATCAAGGTGACCAAAGGATTGGAAACACTGAACCCACGGAGGATGCCTCAATGAGTAGTCTAGTTGCTTCAGATGTAGGAGACCTTCAAAATGGAGAGCAGGATGACAGAGATGCGACCGCTGCTTCCACGCCTCTTCTTCCAAAACTAGAAGAGCAGCCCAAATAGGCCTAAGCCCCAATAGCAATTTCAAGGCACATTTTATTTATGAGCTTATTGCAGAAAATCAAATTTCCCGTAACTATCCATCACATGTTCAATTCCAAATTCGAAAGAAGCCTGCCTGTTTCCGCAAATATTGTTATTATATGATATTATTGTTTGTTCTGTTCTTTCTTTTTTATCCGAATTTAGTCAATCGTTGTGTAATGACGGATTATGTTGTGTTTATGTTTGAAAAGGTATTAATTGGGACCTTTTTGCCTATATTTGAGAAATCAATGGCTACATCCAGCTGTAGTGCATTTTCGTAATACTAATAAGCAAACaacaaatatttatatatatataaatgtacTACATGTATAATGTGTTACCTCGTAAAATACGTACTTAAGATGTTAATTTGGCTCCGCCTTTTATCCTCACTTTCGTGCACTCTTTCTATAGAATGTGTTTAAATTTATATGCTTTAAACTGCATATATTTTCAAAAGCTTTAATAGCATATCACTCTAATCACTCTCTATCACTCTAAAGCTTTCAAAAGCCTGCAGAAAAAAAAGTCCTAGTTCATAGCATAGCCATAGCCCCATGGAGTGCCTATAATTACATTTTGTTATTTTCACTTCAACTACTGTATTAAAAAAGCAAAAGCATAGGGGCTTGTAAAAAACTAAACTCTTTTCGTTGGCTATTATTGGacatttatttaaattaaattttaaaaaacaCAAATCGAtgtatacatacacacacacacatactctATGAAAATAAATCGCTAGGAACAAAATAAGAAAAAAACCCAAGAAAAGCATTGGTACTTTAATTTATATTCGTTTTTGTATACAAAGCTATTCCTTAATTGATAAACTGTGTCGCTCGTTATCGATTTTGAATCAAGTACCATTTTTGACAGACGACCTATAATGCTATAAATCCTCAATCTTGCAGATAGATTTCAAGTCCATgtcattaataaatattttgtcCCTTCCCTTCCTGTAAAgtaaaatacatacatatgtgtatatttGGCTGTTAGTTAAAACCTCGAGTTTAAACGGAATATACTGACATTGAATACGAAGATGTTACTCAGAATTTTATATGTAACTAAGAACATTTTCAATTGATTAATTATAGTGAAATTAAAGAGAAAACTATTTTGAAATTAACTCTATTTTTCTCGCCGTTCAATCGAATAGAAGGATACATACGTCTTACCTTAGAAGCTAATTCCTATGGATACGAATTATAAGGAATGATAGCTTTGTTGAGGATGATCTGGAAAATATGGAATGTATTATTAAAGGCCACACAGATTTAAGGACGGAAATGTCAGAAGGTAGCATGATGACAGAAGCACCCTATGAATGAAATCAGGGTGGGTTCTTAGATGCGTAAGATTTAAATGCGAGATGAAAAGACCGCGAGTTCAATATACCCTTTTACTATACGACTATTTCACATCTATCACAGCAAAGAACTCCACAAGTAAGTTAAATGTATCATACATATGTGTAACCAAGAAGCTGCTTACTTAGCCATCAATACGTTTCAGAATTTA
The sequence above is a segment of the Drosophila miranda strain MSH22 chromosome 4, D.miranda_PacBio2.1, whole genome shotgun sequence genome. Coding sequences within it:
- the LOC117189023 gene encoding metal transporter CNNM2 isoform X2, with amino-acid sequence MAITAPLSYPISRILDALLGEEIGNVYNRERLKELVRVTNDVNDLDKNEVNIISGALELRKKTVADVMTHIDDAFMLSLEAVLDFETVSEIMNSGYSRIPVYDGDRKNIVTLLYIKDLAFVDTDDNTPLKTLCEFYQNPVHFVFEDYTLDIMFNQFKEGTIGHIAFVHRVNNEGDGDPFYETVGLVTLEDVIEELIQAEIVDETDVFVDNRTKVKRNRYKKADFSAFAERREVQAVRISPQLTLATFQYLSTAVDAFKKDVISEPILRRLLNQDVFHNIKAKGKSKDDPSLYIFTQGKAVDFFVLILEGRVEVTIGKEALMFESGPFTYFGTQALVQNVVIDSPTQMGSLQSLNMDSKIRQSFVPDYSVRAISDVIYIAIKRVLYLTAKKATLLEKSRKSGTFSSETFDDEVERLLHSISEDEKPRFLAASTRALSKPNRSLTSSPTNIDLSHDEKSNSPSVHNQGDQRIGNTEPTEDASMSSLVASDVGDLQNGEQDDRDATAASTPLLPKLEEQPK
- the LOC117189023 gene encoding metal transporter CNNM4 isoform X1, producing MEKSKHTFQKRTKWTEECKVKNNFSILVTNLRLLTFVFQKALSLRSRVKNEKSIAQECLLLSSLKMKSTHFAVLITILVFANGANVGLCSVSKGDSASAEPSKIPYQTLENSKSVDLRWMLVSSSQNQASIRIRREAVNPIRIFGIRLEDGTTETNDGIPSVLTEKDHEFRIFGNGLQKNTLITFTNVEKDYGGPCLKPATDLFAPLEVSSDGFSATYSVKFPAASSIYYICAKNAEDTKDHSTAVTTTPLEHQGNSKWLKIETHEPFLPIWLAIMIILVCLCFSALFSGLNLGLMAMDRTELKILRNTGTEKEKKYAAKIAPVRDQGNYLLCSILLGNVLVNSTFTILLDGLTSGLFAVIFSTLAIVLFGEITPQAVCSRYGLAVGAKTILITKTVMAITAPLSYPISRILDALLGEEIGNVYNRERLKELVRVTNDVNDLDKNEVNIISGALELRKKTVADVMTHIDDAFMLSLEAVLDFETVSEIMNSGYSRIPVYDGDRKNIVTLLYIKDLAFVDTDDNTPLKTLCEFYQNPVHFVFEDYTLDIMFNQFKEGTIGHIAFVHRVNNEGDGDPFYETVGLVTLEDVIEELIQAEIVDETDVFVDNRTKVKRNRYKKADFSAFAERREVQAVRISPQLTLATFQYLSTAVDAFKKDVISEPILRRLLNQDVFHNIKAKGKSKDDPSLYIFTQGKAVDFFVLILEGRVEVTIGKEALMFESGPFTYFGTQALVQNVVIDSPTQMGSLQSLNMDSKIRQSFVPDYSVRAISDVIYIAIKRVLYLTAKKATLLEKSRKSGTFSSETFDDEVERLLHSISEDEKPRFLAASTRALSKPNRSLTSSPTNIDLSHDEKSNSPSVHNQGDQRIGNTEPTEDASMSSLVASDVGDLQNGEQDDRDATAASTPLLPKLEEQPK